The Sorangiineae bacterium MSr11367 genome window below encodes:
- a CDS encoding serine/threonine protein kinase, whose amino-acid sequence MAEESGRVLGRYTLHGTIAVGGMATVHFGRLHGPIGFSRTVAIKRLHPHYARDPEFVAMFLDEARLTARIWHPNVVPTLDVVSTEGELFVVMEFVHGESLSRLIKAEGAKARRIPPSVVVAILSGTLQGLHAAHEACNEQGQPLSLVHRDVSPQNVLVGVDGVARVLDFGIAKATGRLRTTQHGELKGKLAYMAPEQLLGEETTRQVDIYAASVCLWEALTGRRLFSGNNEGDVLNQVLLGDIPPPGEYVPGLGRAVDDVVLCGLSRDPCNRFRTALEMAIALDEAMDRVASPPQVSAWLRGVVGAEMDERRRTVVEIERQTSQPSPEEALREILPPPESMPPEEPIPSSTGGSVTSTRPAEMKAFDAAFWWRTAISISQRNFKTRKAFLALAAWLVFVVTLLVLVVTTWQRPSGRAATKGEPSHPIFNDPREAPVFAPAPAESAQAPAPPTMASAPASASASQLFVDEVVAAMPGPSEILKTSPVVPAAKKSCDPPYYIDKAGRKRFRRECF is encoded by the coding sequence GTGGCGGAGGAGTCTGGCCGCGTACTCGGGCGCTATACGTTGCATGGGACGATTGCCGTGGGCGGGATGGCGACGGTCCATTTTGGGCGACTACACGGGCCCATTGGTTTTTCGCGCACCGTTGCGATCAAGCGGCTGCATCCGCACTATGCGCGCGATCCCGAGTTCGTCGCGATGTTTCTCGACGAAGCGCGGTTGACCGCCCGCATTTGGCATCCCAACGTCGTCCCCACGCTCGACGTGGTCTCGACGGAGGGCGAACTCTTCGTCGTCATGGAGTTCGTCCACGGGGAATCCCTCTCGCGCCTGATCAAAGCGGAGGGCGCGAAGGCCCGCCGCATCCCACCGTCCGTCGTGGTGGCCATCTTGTCGGGAACGCTGCAAGGACTTCATGCGGCGCACGAAGCCTGCAATGAGCAGGGGCAGCCGCTTTCGTTGGTCCATCGTGACGTCTCGCCGCAGAACGTGCTCGTGGGCGTCGATGGCGTGGCGCGCGTTCTCGACTTCGGCATCGCCAAGGCGACAGGAAGGCTGCGCACCACGCAGCATGGGGAACTCAAGGGAAAGCTTGCATACATGGCGCCCGAACAGCTTCTGGGCGAGGAGACCACGCGGCAGGTGGATATCTATGCCGCATCGGTCTGCTTGTGGGAAGCACTCACGGGGCGCCGTCTGTTCTCGGGCAACAACGAGGGGGACGTGCTCAATCAAGTACTCCTCGGTGACATTCCGCCGCCGGGCGAATACGTGCCAGGTCTTGGCAGGGCGGTGGACGACGTCGTGTTGTGCGGCCTTTCGCGCGACCCATGCAATCGCTTTCGAACGGCCCTCGAAATGGCCATCGCGCTCGACGAAGCGATGGACCGCGTGGCGAGTCCGCCGCAGGTGAGCGCATGGCTACGGGGCGTGGTGGGCGCGGAGATGGACGAGCGACGCCGAACCGTGGTGGAAATCGAGCGGCAGACCAGCCAACCCAGCCCGGAAGAAGCGCTGCGCGAGATACTGCCGCCGCCCGAGTCCATGCCGCCCGAGGAGCCGATTCCCTCGTCGACGGGCGGGTCGGTGACGAGCACGAGGCCGGCCGAGATGAAAGCCTTCGATGCAGCGTTCTGGTGGCGCACGGCCATTTCGATCTCGCAAAGGAACTTCAAGACGAGGAAGGCGTTTTTGGCGCTGGCTGCATGGCTCGTCTTCGTCGTCACGCTGCTCGTCCTCGTGGTGACCACCTGGCAACGGCCATCGGGGCGGGCGGCGACGAAAGGGGAGCCATCGCATCCGATCTTCAACGACCCGCGAGAGGCCCCGGTGTTCGCACCGGCGCCCGCGGAGTCGGCGCAGGCTCCAGCACCGCCCACGATGGCGAGTGCGCCCGCGTCCGCGTCCGCGTCCCAACTTTTCGTCGACGAAGTCGTCGCCGCGATGCCAGGACCAAGCGAAATCCTGAAGACATCCCCGGTCGTTCCGGCGGCCAAGAAGAGCTGCGATCCGCCGTACTACATCGACAAGGCCGGAAGAAAGCGATTCCGGCGCGAGTGCTTTTGA
- the crcB gene encoding fluoride efflux transporter CrcB has product MIRVLLIALAGALGTLLRYFVGLWAGRALGASFPYGTLLVNVAGCFLMALVAQLALSTSLISPTWRVTLTTGFMGGLTTYSSFNQETMNLLRERSWGTGAANLLGTLLGCFLAGALGLLAARKLTGG; this is encoded by the coding sequence GTGATCCGTGTTCTTCTCATCGCCCTGGCGGGTGCGCTCGGGACCTTGCTGCGCTACTTCGTCGGCCTTTGGGCGGGCCGGGCGCTGGGTGCGTCGTTTCCGTATGGCACGCTCCTCGTGAACGTCGCGGGCTGCTTTCTCATGGCGCTGGTCGCGCAGCTCGCGCTCTCAACGTCGCTCATTTCGCCAACCTGGCGCGTGACCTTGACGACGGGGTTCATGGGCGGGCTGACGACGTATTCGAGCTTCAATCAGGAAACGATGAACCTGCTCCGCGAACGCTCCTGGGGCACCGGCGCCGCGAATCTGCTGGGAACATTGCTCGGATGCTTTCTCGCGGGCGCTCTCGGTTTGCTGGCGGCGAGAAAGCTCACGGGCGGGTGA
- a CDS encoding serine hydroxymethyltransferase, whose translation MNRATDEALAQVDPEIFRLIEAENRREDESLRLIASENYASRAVQEATGSCLTNKYSEGYAKKRYYEGQQVIDEVEELAISRLRQLFGATAHGSIDDIHVNVQPYSGSPANLAVYLAFCNAGDTIMGLGLPAGGHLTHGHNVSITGKYFKSVPYGVTKDTHLIDMDEVRALAKEHKPKLLWAGTTAYPRVLDFKAFREIADEVGAIFAADIAHIAGLVAAGVHPSPIGIADVVTSTSHKSFRGPRGAMIFCKKEHAAKIDRAVFPGLQGGPHNHTTAAIAVAAQEALAPSFKDYARAVVDNAKALAEALTARGFSLVTGGTDNHLLLVDLTNKTIPGKVASKALDRANIVLNYNSVPFDPRKPFDPSGIRIGTPSVTSRGMGKDVMVQLAEWIDRVVNAPEDDAVISKVAAEVRAVCAKYPAPGLRV comes from the coding sequence ATGAACCGAGCAACCGACGAAGCCTTGGCCCAGGTCGATCCCGAGATCTTTCGTCTCATCGAAGCGGAGAATCGCCGCGAAGACGAGTCGTTACGCCTCATCGCCAGCGAGAATTACGCGTCACGTGCCGTGCAGGAGGCGACGGGCTCGTGTCTCACCAACAAGTACTCCGAGGGATACGCCAAGAAGCGTTACTACGAAGGCCAGCAGGTCATCGACGAAGTCGAAGAATTGGCCATCTCTCGTTTGAGGCAGCTCTTCGGCGCCACGGCTCACGGATCCATCGACGACATCCACGTCAACGTGCAGCCCTACTCGGGCAGCCCGGCCAACCTCGCCGTCTACCTCGCCTTCTGCAACGCGGGCGACACCATCATGGGGCTTGGCTTGCCCGCGGGCGGGCACCTCACGCACGGCCACAACGTTTCGATCACGGGCAAGTACTTCAAGAGTGTCCCGTACGGCGTCACCAAGGACACGCACCTCATCGACATGGACGAGGTGCGCGCGCTCGCCAAGGAGCACAAGCCGAAGCTCCTCTGGGCGGGCACCACGGCGTATCCGCGTGTCCTCGACTTCAAGGCCTTCCGCGAGATTGCCGATGAAGTGGGCGCCATCTTCGCCGCGGACATCGCGCACATCGCGGGCCTCGTCGCGGCGGGCGTGCACCCCTCGCCCATCGGCATTGCGGACGTGGTGACGTCCACGTCGCACAAGTCTTTCCGCGGTCCGCGCGGCGCGATGATCTTCTGCAAGAAGGAACACGCCGCCAAGATCGACCGGGCCGTGTTTCCGGGATTGCAGGGCGGGCCGCACAACCACACGACGGCCGCGATCGCCGTGGCTGCGCAAGAGGCGCTCGCGCCTTCGTTCAAGGACTACGCCCGTGCCGTCGTCGACAATGCCAAGGCGTTGGCCGAGGCGCTCACCGCCCGCGGATTCTCGCTGGTGACCGGCGGAACCGACAATCATCTTTTGCTGGTCGATCTGACCAACAAAACCATCCCTGGCAAAGTCGCATCGAAAGCGTTGGATCGTGCGAACATCGTTTTGAATTACAACTCGGTTCCGTTCGATCCGCGCAAGCCGTTCGACCCCTCGGGAATTCGAATTGGCACGCCGTCCGTCACGTCGCGCGGAATGGGTAAAGACGTCATGGTGCAGCTCGCAGAGTGGATCGATCGCGTGGTGAACGCACCGGAAGACGATGCCGTGATCTCCAAAGTTGCTGCCGAAGTGCGCGCTGTGTGCGCCAAGTATCCGGCGCCCGGATTGCGAGTGTAA
- a CDS encoding protein kinase, which yields MNLGGSDPFGLLGQVLDGQFRIDEVAGEGGSSVVYRGEHVGFDSKVAIKCLKLQAQLESSQIEAFMRRFREEGRAAYKLAQGHFHIARCIAIGTTLSPKTGSLVPYTVLEWLEGKTLARQFEERRLAGGQGRPLGDLLPLLDTAVDAVAYAHTQGVVHRDLHPGSIFLAESLEGVKAKVLDFGLAKVASEQALGSASHVDGAAANGANAASFRVFSPAYATPEQLDATIGSVGPPSDVYALAMVLLEAMRDQPPFLGLSLSELRTRILDPRARPTPRDFGVMVSDDVQDVFARALAREPGERFLDAADFWSALKSAVQNGASDASLADATQRMDALPDSDSLLSLVGYDDGPTLNDVPPVAPRAAGVRPVIDEETTIDDGIPVVLPRQPAAPEISGVQSSAQAESAAADVTGPRAKTPSADFTGPHVAMSTADATAPRKALSGQGGKADAPTRGPVVLGVLLGAGAALVALSVLASFYLQRLQRSDDVVVAASGPPHPSPPPAGEGAQRLPSATVGATTGVAPMATADPAPSRLDPAPPGLGSASARPKGRTPPLKGAVGPTPKPVAEEPTEIPPPADPSAFNRPAAEASLRVLDGILASCRRPDGKGGEGSARVTFTNDGTVSGVKITGPLADGPEGDCVALRYRNAKIPPFEGPPAFVEHAFRLPK from the coding sequence ATGAACCTGGGTGGGAGTGATCCGTTCGGGCTCTTGGGCCAGGTGCTCGATGGGCAATTTCGGATCGACGAGGTTGCGGGCGAGGGAGGCTCGAGCGTCGTCTACCGCGGGGAGCACGTCGGGTTCGACTCCAAGGTGGCCATCAAGTGCTTGAAGCTGCAAGCGCAGCTCGAGTCGTCGCAGATCGAGGCGTTCATGCGCCGCTTTCGCGAAGAGGGCCGCGCCGCCTACAAGCTCGCGCAGGGGCACTTTCACATCGCGCGGTGCATCGCCATCGGGACGACCTTGTCGCCCAAGACGGGATCGCTCGTGCCGTACACGGTGCTCGAGTGGCTCGAGGGCAAAACGCTCGCGCGGCAGTTCGAAGAGCGCCGCCTGGCGGGCGGGCAGGGGCGTCCGTTGGGCGATTTGCTGCCGTTGCTCGACACCGCGGTGGATGCCGTGGCGTACGCGCACACGCAGGGCGTGGTGCATCGCGATCTGCACCCGGGAAGTATCTTTCTGGCCGAGAGCTTGGAAGGGGTGAAGGCCAAGGTGCTCGACTTCGGCCTGGCCAAGGTGGCCAGCGAGCAAGCCCTCGGTTCGGCGTCCCACGTAGACGGCGCCGCGGCGAACGGCGCGAATGCCGCATCATTTCGCGTCTTTTCGCCGGCGTACGCCACGCCGGAGCAGCTCGACGCGACCATCGGGTCCGTGGGACCTCCGAGCGACGTGTACGCGCTCGCGATGGTGCTGCTCGAGGCCATGCGCGACCAGCCGCCGTTCCTCGGGCTGTCGCTGTCCGAATTGCGCACGCGCATTCTCGATCCGCGCGCGCGGCCCACGCCGAGGGACTTCGGTGTCATGGTTTCGGACGATGTGCAGGACGTGTTCGCGCGGGCGCTCGCGCGCGAGCCGGGAGAACGCTTTCTCGATGCCGCCGATTTTTGGTCGGCGTTGAAGTCGGCCGTTCAGAACGGCGCATCGGATGCTTCGCTCGCCGATGCGACGCAGCGCATGGACGCGCTGCCGGACAGCGACTCGCTGCTCTCGCTCGTGGGCTACGACGATGGGCCCACGTTGAACGATGTGCCGCCCGTAGCCCCGAGGGCCGCGGGGGTTCGCCCGGTGATCGACGAGGAGACGACCATCGACGATGGCATTCCCGTCGTGCTTCCACGCCAGCCGGCCGCGCCCGAAATCAGCGGCGTGCAGTCGTCGGCGCAGGCAGAGTCCGCGGCCGCCGACGTGACGGGCCCGCGGGCCAAGACGCCATCGGCGGACTTCACGGGTCCTCACGTTGCCATGTCGACAGCCGACGCCACGGCGCCGCGAAAGGCCTTGTCGGGGCAGGGCGGGAAGGCCGACGCGCCCACGCGTGGTCCCGTCGTGCTCGGGGTGCTGCTCGGCGCCGGCGCGGCGTTGGTCGCACTGTCCGTGCTGGCCTCGTTCTACCTACAGAGGCTCCAGCGATCGGACGACGTGGTCGTGGCTGCGTCAGGCCCCCCCCACCCCAGCCCTCCCCCTGCGGGGGAGGGAGCCCAAAGACTTCCGTCGGCAACAGTGGGCGCAACGACGGGCGTCGCGCCCATGGCGACGGCCGATCCGGCCCCCTCCCGCCTCGACCCCGCCCCGCCCGGGCTGGGGAGCGCAAGCGCGCGCCCGAAAGGACGTACACCTCCTCTCAAAGGCGCCGTGGGACCGACCCCGAAGCCCGTGGCCGAAGAGCCCACGGAGATCCCACCGCCGGCCGATCCCTCCGCTTTCAACCGCCCGGCGGCCGAGGCGTCCCTTCGTGTGCTCGATGGGATCCTCGCGAGCTGCCGGCGCCCTGATGGAAAGGGCGGCGAGGGCAGTGCGCGGGTGACCTTCACCAACGACGGCACGGTTTCCGGCGTCAAGATCACCGGCCCCCTCGCGGATGGGCCCGAAGGCGACTGTGTCGCGCTGCGCTATCGCAATGCGAAGATTCCGCCCTTCGAGGGGCCGCCGGCCTTCGTGGAGCATGCTTTCCGCTTGCCCAAGTGA
- a CDS encoding protein kinase translates to MQRDPFRFNGTVIDGQFRIDQWIGEGGFSNVYKGFHLGLNEPIAVKCLKPIADSPEVVQDFVNRFRDESRIAYRLSQGNLDIVRCIASGTTLAPVGVRVPYMVLEWLEGESLAIHFRGRRDAKMKGRSLKEAFDMFTPAGEAIVFAHSHGIVHRDIKPGNLFLTKSRQGGVRLKVLDFGMAKVMSDGSSESTGFSRLAMSMQNIAIFSPPYAAPEQFDPTMGPISAKVDVYSFALVFLEAMLDRRVRTGETDAECLIQACKPSQPITPRGLGLTVPDAVERLFTQACATNPRERPQSMEEFWGKLRNAMQADSKKPNSAHDDPQDWGDVADSIPPDADGPATIVADSEGLFDHEPPSAPPLPPIPGPAPLPHGSHPSHLAHHAHPQPHHAHASPHAVPHLGDDESTRTIDVNQLPSPPGQPPQQPIPPEVKDFLQRTGLAASARMPSPSAPSPQAPAGPGAKPFARPSQPGMRPSQPGGFHLPRPSIPRPEGSAGRLPAPLPAAGTPAEGVAARSDSANGRAAPRPTTGTTAMPIQAPRLPSLSGGDETGPSSSDMPTTVGQLNDMPIQGPPQAGGAARFDLASAETQFAPDAPAPFGAPPQQPPFFASPQQAPAGNPKNKTLALSATPFAQQFSNTPPVDPDAEAPTQAQFAPQLQDAMTYQPPPFAHPPPQPQHGGYPPPGGAPSPYGASGGTSAMPQFSPPDPGASPFGNYGAPGGGQSPFGAPGGGGGQYGPPPGGGQPAPQQQGMMQPGMAGAPPWQPQQGAPQGYAAQQGFAPPGPVPGAAPYAAQPQKPKLILIGLIAALAVILLIGAGYAAYSLLSSSSSDTNAAPSASAAPQAPSAPAAEVAPTPTGAAVAPQPPPEPPAPPPVQQAGAAPAQPSQPAQQPAAEAPHRSSGSSGSSDRGSSSSGSSGSGSGSSGSTSSAKSTGSSGSTTGSGPTPIARPSAGPSEPGKFSPEAARASLKTMEGVLASCKKPDGPTGPGRARVTFIGDGSVMSSVIVGPPYEGTPVGDCVATRFKFAKVPKFEGNPGVVDYNFTINK, encoded by the coding sequence ATGCAAAGAGATCCGTTCCGCTTCAACGGCACTGTGATCGACGGTCAGTTTCGTATCGATCAGTGGATTGGCGAAGGTGGGTTCAGCAACGTCTACAAGGGCTTCCATCTCGGCCTCAACGAGCCCATCGCCGTCAAATGCCTGAAGCCGATCGCCGACTCTCCCGAGGTCGTTCAGGATTTCGTCAATCGTTTCCGTGACGAAAGCCGCATCGCGTATCGACTGTCCCAGGGAAACCTCGACATCGTGCGTTGCATCGCCAGCGGCACCACGCTCGCGCCCGTCGGGGTCCGCGTGCCGTACATGGTCCTCGAGTGGCTCGAGGGCGAGTCGCTCGCCATCCATTTCCGCGGTCGACGCGATGCGAAGATGAAGGGGCGCTCCCTCAAGGAGGCGTTCGACATGTTCACGCCGGCGGGGGAAGCGATCGTCTTCGCCCACTCGCACGGCATCGTGCACCGCGACATCAAGCCGGGAAATCTCTTCCTGACGAAGTCGCGCCAAGGAGGTGTGCGGCTCAAGGTGCTCGATTTCGGCATGGCCAAGGTGATGAGCGATGGCTCCTCGGAGTCGACCGGCTTTTCGCGCCTGGCCATGAGCATGCAGAACATCGCGATCTTCTCGCCGCCCTACGCCGCGCCGGAGCAGTTCGATCCGACGATGGGGCCCATCAGCGCGAAGGTCGACGTGTATTCGTTCGCCCTCGTTTTTCTCGAGGCGATGCTCGACCGACGTGTGCGCACCGGTGAGACGGACGCCGAGTGCTTGATTCAAGCGTGCAAGCCGTCGCAGCCCATCACGCCACGTGGATTGGGGCTTACAGTGCCCGACGCAGTCGAACGCCTTTTCACCCAAGCGTGTGCGACAAACCCGCGTGAACGACCTCAGAGTATGGAAGAATTCTGGGGCAAGTTGAGAAATGCAATGCAGGCTGACTCGAAAAAACCAAACAGCGCCCACGATGACCCGCAGGACTGGGGTGACGTAGCCGATAGCATTCCTCCCGACGCAGACGGCCCGGCGACCATCGTGGCGGACAGCGAAGGGTTGTTCGATCACGAACCGCCGTCGGCGCCTCCGCTGCCGCCGATTCCTGGTCCAGCGCCGCTGCCGCACGGGTCGCACCCGTCACATTTGGCCCATCATGCGCATCCCCAGCCGCACCATGCGCATGCGTCGCCGCACGCGGTGCCGCACCTGGGTGACGACGAGTCGACGCGGACCATCGACGTGAATCAGCTTCCGTCGCCGCCCGGCCAGCCTCCTCAGCAGCCCATTCCGCCGGAGGTAAAGGACTTCCTGCAACGCACGGGCCTCGCCGCGAGCGCGCGCATGCCTTCGCCCAGCGCTCCGTCGCCGCAAGCACCTGCCGGCCCGGGGGCGAAGCCGTTCGCACGACCCTCGCAGCCCGGAATGCGTCCGTCGCAACCGGGGGGCTTCCACCTTCCGCGGCCGTCCATTCCGCGTCCAGAGGGGTCGGCGGGTCGCCTTCCCGCGCCGCTTCCGGCCGCGGGGACGCCGGCCGAGGGGGTCGCCGCACGCAGTGACAGCGCCAACGGGCGCGCCGCCCCGAGGCCGACGACGGGTACGACGGCCATGCCGATTCAGGCTCCGCGGCTGCCTTCGCTGTCGGGCGGCGATGAGACCGGACCGTCCTCGAGCGACATGCCCACGACGGTGGGGCAGTTGAACGACATGCCCATTCAAGGCCCGCCGCAGGCAGGGGGGGCCGCGCGGTTCGATCTGGCCAGCGCCGAGACGCAGTTCGCGCCCGACGCGCCCGCGCCGTTTGGTGCACCGCCGCAGCAGCCTCCGTTCTTTGCGTCGCCGCAGCAGGCCCCTGCGGGCAACCCGAAGAACAAGACGCTCGCCCTTTCGGCCACGCCGTTTGCGCAGCAGTTCTCCAACACGCCGCCGGTCGACCCCGATGCGGAGGCGCCCACGCAGGCGCAGTTCGCACCGCAGCTGCAAGACGCGATGACGTACCAGCCGCCGCCGTTCGCGCATCCGCCGCCGCAGCCTCAGCACGGTGGTTATCCGCCGCCGGGTGGTGCGCCTTCGCCGTACGGGGCGAGCGGTGGAACGTCGGCCATGCCGCAATTCAGCCCGCCGGATCCGGGGGCATCGCCCTTTGGCAATTATGGGGCGCCGGGTGGCGGCCAGTCGCCGTTCGGTGCGCCGGGCGGTGGTGGTGGTCAATATGGTCCCCCTCCCGGTGGCGGCCAACCGGCCCCGCAGCAACAGGGCATGATGCAGCCCGGGATGGCGGGTGCACCGCCGTGGCAGCCGCAGCAGGGCGCGCCGCAAGGTTACGCCGCGCAACAAGGCTTCGCGCCGCCCGGGCCCGTTCCCGGCGCGGCTCCCTATGCGGCGCAGCCCCAAAAGCCGAAGTTGATCCTCATCGGCTTGATCGCGGCCCTCGCCGTCATTCTGCTGATCGGCGCGGGGTATGCGGCCTATTCGCTCTTGTCGTCGTCCAGCAGCGACACGAATGCGGCGCCGTCCGCGAGCGCGGCCCCGCAGGCCCCGTCCGCACCGGCGGCCGAGGTTGCGCCGACGCCGACGGGCGCCGCCGTCGCACCGCAGCCACCGCCCGAGCCGCCTGCGCCGCCCCCGGTGCAGCAGGCAGGAGCGGCCCCCGCACAACCCTCGCAACCGGCGCAGCAGCCTGCTGCCGAGGCTCCGCACCGCAGCAGCGGTTCCAGCGGCTCGAGCGACCGCGGTTCGTCGTCCTCGGGAAGCTCGGGCAGCGGCTCGGGAAGCTCGGGTTCGACGTCGTCGGCCAAGTCGACGGGCAGCAGCGGCTCCACCACGGGCAGCGGTCCGACGCCCATCGCCCGCCCCAGCGCGGGCCCGTCCGAGCCGGGCAAGTTCAGCCCCGAGGCCGCGCGCGCCTCCCTCAAGACGATGGAAGGCGTGCTCGCGAGCTGCAAGAAGCCCGACGGCCCCACCGGCCCGGGGCGCGCGCGCGTCACGTTCATCGGCGATGGCTCGGTCATGAGCTCCGTCATCGTCGGACCTCCGTACGAAGGCACGCCCGTGGGCGACTGCGTGGCAACGCGCTTCAAGTTCGCCAAGGTTCCCAAGTTCGAAGGAAACCCCGGCGTGGTCGACTACAACTTCACCATCAACAAGTAG